The genomic segment ACCGCCTCAAGGCGATCGACGTATGCAAAAAGCAAATCGAAACCGCGGCCAAGCTTGGCGCGGACGCCATTCTTGTCATCCCCGGCGCCGTTGGCGTGGATTTTATCCCTGGCAGCGAAGTCGTCCCTTACGACATAGCTTACGACCGCGCGCTCGAAGCGATCACGAAGCTCGCGCCCGAAGCCGAGGCAGCAGGCGTATCCATCGGCATCGAGAACGTCTGGAACAAGTTCCTGCTCTCCCCGCTCGAAATGCGCGGATTCATCGACGCGACCGGCTCCAAGTTTGTCGGCTCCTACTTCGACGTCGGCAATACGGTATACAGCGGTTATCCCGAGCACTGGATCCGCATTCTCGGCAATCGCATCAAAAAAGTACACTTCAAGGATTACCGCAGACAAGCGGGCGGCTTGCACGGCTTCGTCGACCTGCTGGCCGGCGACGTCGACTATCCGGCGGTCGTGGCGGCACTGCAAGAGATCGGCTACGACGGGTACGTCACGGCGGAGATGATCCCGCAATACACGCACCACACCAAGCAAATCATTTACAACACTTCCGGCGCTATGGACGCCATTCTGGGAAGAAAGGGCTGATCGCATGCTTAAAATCGGACTTATCGGCTTCGGCTTCATGGGAAGAATGCACTTCGACAACTACGTGCGGCTGGCGGGCGAAGGCAAGCAGGTCAAAGTCGTCGCCATCTGCGACGTCGCGATCGAGACGCTGAAAAACGCCAAGGCCGGCGGCAATATGGCAACCGCGCAGGAAACGTACGACCTGTCTGGCTACGCGCTGTACGATTCGGTCGACAAGATGCTGGCGGGCGAAGAGCTGGATATGATCGATATCACGCTGCCGACTACGCTGCACGCGGATCTGACCTGCGAGCTGCTCGAGAAGGGCTACCACGTATTTTGCGAAAAGCCGATGGCTCGCCGTTCGGACGAAGCGCGGCGCATGGTCGAGACGGCGGAACGGACCGGACGCAAGCTGCAAATCGGACAATGCCTCCGCTTCTGGCCGGCTTACGAGTACCTCAAGGCAACCGTGGAAGACGGCCGCTACGGCGCCGTTAAGGGCGGCTATTTCTATAGAGGCTCTCACGCTCCGGCCGGTTGGTTCCTGAACGGCGATCTCAGCGGCGGCGCCCTGCTCGACATGCATATTCACGACACGGACATCGTGAACTGGCTGTTCGGCAAGCCCGAGCGCGTATCCACGATCGGACGCAACGTCATCCCGGGCAGCGGCTTCGACGTCGCCTCCACGCACTACGGTTTTGCTGACGGCAAGGTCGTCAACGCCCAGGTCGACTGGACGCTCGAAGGCGACTTCGGCTTCGAGATGGGCTTCCGCGTCAACTTCGACGGCGCGAACATCATCCTCGGCAAGGACGGCCTGACCGTCAACCCGAAGGATGAAGCCGGCTTCCAACCGGAGCTGGCCGCTCACGACGGCTATTATGGGGAGCTGCTCAGCTTCACCAACGCCATCCTGAACGACGA from the Cohnella hashimotonis genome contains:
- a CDS encoding sugar phosphate isomerase/epimerase family protein gives rise to the protein MKKGINIWSFGDGVSIKDAIATAKDAGFDGIELSLNETGELGLEATDSELKDIKLQLADTGLELAGLATGLYWSYAMTSETEANRLKAIDVCKKQIETAAKLGADAILVIPGAVGVDFIPGSEVVPYDIAYDRALEAITKLAPEAEAAGVSIGIENVWNKFLLSPLEMRGFIDATGSKFVGSYFDVGNTVYSGYPEHWIRILGNRIKKVHFKDYRRQAGGLHGFVDLLAGDVDYPAVVAALQEIGYDGYVTAEMIPQYTHHTKQIIYNTSGAMDAILGRKG
- a CDS encoding Gfo/Idh/MocA family protein; translation: MLKIGLIGFGFMGRMHFDNYVRLAGEGKQVKVVAICDVAIETLKNAKAGGNMATAQETYDLSGYALYDSVDKMLAGEELDMIDITLPTTLHADLTCELLEKGYHVFCEKPMARRSDEARRMVETAERTGRKLQIGQCLRFWPAYEYLKATVEDGRYGAVKGGYFYRGSHAPAGWFLNGDLSGGALLDMHIHDTDIVNWLFGKPERVSTIGRNVIPGSGFDVASTHYGFADGKVVNAQVDWTLEGDFGFEMGFRVNFDGANIILGKDGLTVNPKDEAGFQPELAAHDGYYGELLSFTNAILNDEAVSVCTPESTLATLEIVEAEQQSAERGGEWVKL